TGAAAACAAAAAAAACCAGTACAAAGTGATTTTTGCGGTGCATCTGAAACGGAACAGGTGTTCCATTGCTATCAAAACTGCAAAAATCAACAGGATCAGGGGCAAGCCGGCTTTGCCAAAGATCAGGGTCAGCAGTAGAACGGTCAAGCCGGCCAGGTTACAACAGGATTGCCAGGCGCCTCGGCCATTTTCACGTCGCATTCGATGGCTCCGAAAAATTGCCATTATAGCAGAAAAAAAAGACTGAAAGCGACGCATTCAGGGGTGAATCACTCGTGGGTGAGGGAATATAGCCCGCACCTCATGCTGCTGTTACCTATTTTCAGTCGGGGTTAAAAGCCGCTGAACTGGATGGGAAATTCCCAGTTTTTGGTTTTCCCAAGGTATTTTAGTTCGATTTTCAATTTGCCGCTCTGGTTGCCGCTGGCAGCTGATTTGGGTACCCAGATGGTGATGTCCTGTTTTTTGATTTCCCCGTTGACGGGCCCGTTTGAGAAACCAACAGGCATATAGGTTCTGAGTGTGGATGCGGGCACATAGCAAAACACCGTGATGACATAGGAGTTTACGTTTTCGCTTCCCAATCCCCGCAGTCTGACCTCGATATGCATCTTGCGGTTAACGGCGCTGGTTACCGGCCCGATGGTATCGGGAGTGATTAAAGCGGGATTGGTGTTCTGGTTGATAATGCGTTTACTGGATTGATAGCCCAGGCGGGCGTACTTCATCAGTTCGATTTCGGCGATTGAAGGATAGAGATAGACCAGCTTGGAGTTGTTGCTCTCGTTGGTTTCAGCGATCTGGTTGCCGGGGTCCACTTTGATCTGGATGCCGTTGCGACCGGGCTGGAGGGTGTAGGGAATGGCAAAGTCTTTGCTGTGTCCTGGCTGCAAGTTGGAAAGCGAGGTCATCCAAAAATGACCCGCGCCTTCATTAACGGACCAATTGATCTTCATCATGCCACTGAAAGGATTCTGGGAGTGAGCGTTTTTTACGGTGTACTTGACCTGGTCTGCACCTACTTTGTAAATGGAAGTCACTGCCAGGTCGGCAACCGCGGTGGCGGTGGGGTTGAAAATGAAAGTCTGGGTCTTGGTGTTGTTGTTCTCGTTGGTTTCCAGGACATTGTTGTGGTAATCGACCTTGACCTTAACCGAGACGTTTCCGCTCAGATTGACTTGGTTGATAAATTCCGTGCTTTGAAAGAGCATGACGTCAAAGGCGTCATTGTCATTAAAATAGAGGTATTTGGTGCGGCTTGATGTCACCAGGGTGTTGTTTAACCAGATGCCGAAAGTTACGTTGCCTTCGTATTGAGCGCCGGGATTGTTGTTGCGAACACGGACGGTGAAAATATCACCGCCGGCATTGTAAATAAAGGCCTCTATCGAAAAATCCGGTTTCACGTCGGCCGAGGCAACGCCCATAAGAGAACACAAACCAAGGCATAGAACCAGCATACGTAGTGAAAATTTTTGCAAAGTCATATCTCCTCCCTTTGAATATTTTCAAGAATAAATATGATATACAAATCAAATATCTCAAAAATTCAGAAATTGCTGGATTACCTATAGAAGAGAGTGATATGCCAACGATTTAATCTTTGGTTCTCTTCCATTCAGAGTGGGTAAGTCCACATTTATGATTGCTGAGAGGGCGTGAGGGTAATTATCTCCACGGCCATATCCGCCATTGCAGCAGATCGTTGTGAGAAATACGGGCTAGCTTTGCAATTCACACAAAACCCAACAGACCCCTATTTTTCTGCAGGTCGTTTGCGGGTTACGGAAAAGACGCCGCGGGTTTTTTGAAATTTTTTGGCAATCTTTCTCAATTGGTCAATGTCCCTGACTTCAAAAGTAATGCGGATACGACTCAACCCCTGGCTTAATGTCTCTGACTCCAGGCGCCCGATGTTGCTGTTCGCCTGGGCGGTAATCTGGGAGATGGAGCTCAACAACCCAGGTTTGTTTTGTACCAGCAGGTCATATCTCACCGGGTACCAGTGTTCACGGTTTTCATTCCAGTCTACCTGCTTTAAACGCTCCGGGATTGTGTTCCTGAGATTGGGACAATCACGGCGATGAACCACCAGCCCACGTTTCTGGGTCATGTACCCCAGAATGTCCTCACCCTTGATGGGCCGGCAGCAACGTGCGAAAGATATCTCGATATTCTGGAAGCCTTCCACGTTGACAAGGCGATAGGCCGGCGAGGACTGTGGCACCTTTTTTTGTACGGCTGCTTCCGGCGGCTTGGTTCTGAGCTCCGGAAATATTGCGCGCAGGGCTCTCTGGTCCAGTACGCGTCGCCCCGAGCCCAGGTCGCGGTACAGGCTCTCCGGATCGGGGTAGTTCAAGCGTGCGATTCTTTCCCGTATTTCGCTTTCGGATAGCTTCAACTTGTGTTTTCGCCGGTATTCGCGCAGGGATCGGGCCCAGATTTTGCGGCCCTTCTCTTCGAAAACGCCGAGTTCCCGTTTCTGTACAAAGGCGGCAATCTTGCGCCGGGCACGATTGCTGACCACGAATTTCAGCCAGTCCACACTGGGGGACGCGGCGTTGCCCGTGAGAATCTCGACCACGTCTCCGGAGCGCAACTCCGTCCGCAACGGCACCAGGTGTTCGTTGACAATGGCGCCGCGGCAACGGTGGCCGATTTCCGTGTGGATGGCATAGGCGAAGTCCACTGCGGTGGCGCCGGCGGGCAGGTTGATTACTTTGCCTTTGGGTGTAAATACGTAAATTTCATTGGGTTTCAAATCTTTTTTGATCAGGGTGATGAATTCGCGGGGATCGGGGTTGTGGCGGTGGTTTTCAATCATGTCCCTGAACCATTGCAAACGTTGATCGCTGTCCAGGAAGGCAATTCCCTGCTTGTATTTCCAATGGGCGGCAATGCCTTCATCCGCCACTTTATGCATTTCACGGGTGCGGATCTGGATTTCAAATTTGAAACCATCCGGAGTGAGGACGGTGGTGTGGATCGATTGGTATCCGTTGGGTTTGGGGTTGGTGATGAAATCCCGCCAGCGGCCCGGGATGTGTTGCCATGCCTGATGAATCTCCCCCATGAGCGCGTAACAGTTTTCTACCGAAGCGGTAATCACCCGCAGGGCCACCAGGTCGTATACACGATCGATACTGATATCCTGGCGAACCAGTTTGCGATAGATGGATACTTCGCGTTTGATGCGGTATTCGATATCTCCGTTGATTGCCAATCGTTTCAGCATGCGCTGAATGTCATCGCGCACGCTGCTCAGACGGGCAATGGCAGCCACGCGTTTTTGTTCCACTTGCTCGTG
The sequence above is drawn from the Candidatus Aminicenantes bacterium genome and encodes:
- a CDS encoding bifunctional (p)ppGpp synthetase/guanosine-3',5'-bis(diphosphate) 3'-pyrophosphohydrolase — encoded protein: MIKRFFELQEKILGYYEDANLELLKKAYSFAANAHMNQMRATNEPYIIHPLAVAATLADMHLDEISIAAGLLHDIVEDTEYNIEEIRHQFGQEVSDIVWGVTKISKISEIDKEDAQAETLKKMIVAMTQDVRVILIKLADRLHNIRTLDVLPPEKQQRIARETLDIYAPIAYRLGMGKIKDELENVSFRYAFPDDYQRIHEQVEQKRVAAIARLSSVRDDIQRMLKRLAINGDIEYRIKREVSIYRKLVRQDISIDRVYDLVALRVITASVENCYALMGEIHQAWQHIPGRWRDFITNPKPNGYQSIHTTVLTPDGFKFEIQIRTREMHKVADEGIAAHWKYKQGIAFLDSDQRLQWFRDMIENHRHNPDPREFITLIKKDLKPNEIYVFTPKGKVINLPAGATAVDFAYAIHTEIGHRCRGAIVNEHLVPLRTELRSGDVVEILTGNAASPSVDWLKFVVSNRARRKIAAFVQKRELGVFEEKGRKIWARSLREYRRKHKLKLSESEIRERIARLNYPDPESLYRDLGSGRRVLDQRALRAIFPELRTKPPEAAVQKKVPQSSPAYRLVNVEGFQNIEISFARCCRPIKGEDILGYMTQKRGLVVHRRDCPNLRNTIPERLKQVDWNENREHWYPVRYDLLVQNKPGLLSSISQITAQANSNIGRLESETLSQGLSRIRITFEVRDIDQLRKIAKKFQKTRGVFSVTRKRPAEK